The following proteins are encoded in a genomic region of Tenacibaculum sp. 190524A05c:
- a CDS encoding ABC transporter substrate-binding protein, producing MKYSNTVINITLFLLMNLNMFSQKVKGSAYVEIESKTLEQLYEEAIKEGGEFVLRAGGDKSDQIDYYLDMFKKRFPRLKVTHSVDVSINHAPRYDNARAAGGKQNIPDVIQFQTLHRFTYYTEQGFLDFYKPKNWDKVFPDYKDPHGHWTGLYGVTFSNYVNTDVIPKDKIPRDALDYLDPALKGKVILTYPHDDDAVLYQFWNLKEMYGWEYLQKLVDTKPVWVRGTAMPYVAINKGWYGASFTTFWAFEPIPGMNTKFQFPKKDYFLTWFQAAGIPKEAKHKAAAKLYLNWMLSEEFQGKWLQFPVRRDVEAPAGYKNVHNHNTSPADFHRWLLKRDIVERFRMQMLHLIGPVKGPTPIDIDYNIKPE from the coding sequence TCTAATACCGTAATAAACATTACATTATTCTTGTTGATGAACCTGAATATGTTTTCACAAAAAGTCAAAGGTTCTGCATATGTTGAAATTGAATCAAAAACATTAGAACAGTTATACGAAGAAGCAATCAAAGAAGGAGGTGAGTTCGTTTTAAGGGCTGGAGGAGATAAAAGTGATCAAATAGATTATTATTTGGATATGTTCAAGAAGCGCTTCCCAAGATTAAAGGTAACACATTCTGTAGATGTAAGTATTAACCATGCTCCTAGATATGATAATGCAAGAGCAGCAGGAGGAAAACAGAATATTCCCGATGTTATTCAATTTCAAACTTTACATCGTTTTACATATTATACTGAACAAGGGTTTTTAGATTTCTATAAACCAAAAAATTGGGATAAAGTATTCCCAGACTATAAAGATCCTCATGGACATTGGACTGGTTTGTATGGTGTAACATTTTCAAACTACGTAAATACAGATGTAATTCCTAAAGATAAGATTCCAAGAGATGCCTTAGATTATCTAGATCCTGCGTTGAAAGGAAAAGTTATTTTAACTTATCCTCATGATGATGATGCTGTCCTATATCAATTCTGGAATCTGAAGGAAATGTATGGGTGGGAATATTTACAAAAGCTTGTGGATACGAAACCTGTTTGGGTTCGCGGTACCGCGATGCCATATGTTGCGATAAATAAAGGATGGTACGGAGCTAGTTTTACAACATTTTGGGCTTTTGAACCAATACCAGGAATGAATACTAAGTTTCAATTTCCTAAAAAAGATTACTTTTTAACTTGGTTTCAAGCAGCAGGTATTCCTAAAGAAGCTAAACATAAGGCTGCGGCTAAATTATATTTAAATTGGATGTTATCTGAAGAATTTCAAGGAAAATGGTTACAATTTCCAGTGAGAAGAGACGTAGAAGCTCCAGCTGGTTATAAAAATGTACATAATCATAATACATCACCAGCAGATTTTCATAGATGGTTGTTAAAAAGAGATATTGTAGAAAGATTTAGAATGCAGATGCTTCACCTTATAGGCCCGGTCAAGGGACCAACACCTATTGATATTGATTACAACATAAAACCAGAATAA
- a CDS encoding RidA family protein, translating to MNPKLNLDKLGLKLPNVSSPGGSYLSVNTRKDIAYVAIQFPILNEEYKYQGRLGEEITTDQGFKAMELCALNVLAQIDSKIGFENILGLNHIDAYFQSGKDWDDSPIVVNGASELFVNVLEEKGTHSRAIFGVEKLPRNFSVGLTATFTLKNE from the coding sequence ATGAACCCCAAATTAAATCTAGATAAACTTGGATTAAAATTACCTAATGTTTCCTCACCAGGTGGAAGCTATCTTTCTGTAAACACTAGAAAAGATATTGCTTATGTTGCTATTCAATTTCCTATTTTAAATGAAGAATATAAATATCAAGGACGATTAGGAGAAGAAATTACAACAGATCAAGGATTCAAGGCAATGGAACTTTGTGCTCTTAATGTTTTGGCTCAAATTGATTCGAAAATCGGATTTGAGAACATTCTAGGTCTAAATCATATTGACGCTTATTTTCAATCTGGAAAAGATTGGGATGATTCACCAATTGTTGTAAATGGTGCATCTGAATTATTTGTAAATGTATTAGAGGAAAAAGGCACACATTCAAGAGCAATATTCGGAGTAGAAAAGCTACCAAGAAATTTTAGTGTTGGACTAACTGCAACGTTTACTTTAAAAAATGAATAA
- a CDS encoding S41 family peptidase, translating to MTKAHITFILLLVCGNIFSQVNLPNTLSKEDKIYGLSKFWQEVNYNFIYLNKVDKEKWNNDYKEYINKVQETQNDYEYYRLLRKFCATLKDGHTSIHLSKSLRKLIYNTAFGDYYIQLTNIEGKAIVTGITENKKNEIPIGTEIIKVNGIPTIEYANKYVKPYIASSTNYVLENKMISRLLSSPKGTKYNLELKKPNGQIFNLKVTHQELTDKKIYPPYKQEKLLEFKWKENNIAYLALNGFSDPKIISMFLEKLPEIRKAEKLIIDLRSNNGGSSNVGWQILQYFTKDDILLKSTSRSRLHIPAYKAWGRWTKPKDTINVSEKRKQKNKQALLSLNDNYYYSFPYNPYKIELSKKERIIIPTAILIGNKTASAAEDFLISADNQKHMIKIGQASNGSTGQPIVFDLPGGGIARVCTKEDTYPSGKVFVGVGIQPDIETALTLNDFQNNNDSTLQIALEYLNKINN from the coding sequence ATGACAAAAGCACATATTACGTTTATACTATTACTAGTTTGTGGAAATATTTTTTCACAAGTTAACCTACCTAATACTCTTTCTAAAGAAGACAAAATTTATGGACTCTCAAAATTCTGGCAAGAAGTAAACTACAACTTCATATATTTAAATAAAGTTGATAAAGAAAAGTGGAATAATGATTATAAAGAATATATCAATAAAGTTCAAGAAACACAAAATGACTATGAGTATTATCGCCTCCTAAGAAAGTTTTGCGCAACGTTAAAAGATGGACATACAAGCATTCATCTATCAAAATCTTTAAGAAAATTAATTTATAACACGGCCTTTGGTGATTATTATATCCAACTAACTAATATTGAAGGAAAAGCAATAGTAACAGGTATTACCGAAAACAAAAAAAATGAAATTCCTATTGGAACAGAAATAATCAAAGTTAACGGCATACCAACAATTGAATATGCAAACAAATATGTTAAACCTTACATTGCATCTTCAACAAATTATGTTCTTGAAAATAAGATGATATCGAGACTATTGAGTTCTCCAAAAGGAACTAAATACAATCTTGAACTTAAAAAACCAAATGGACAAATTTTTAACCTTAAAGTAACTCACCAGGAATTAACCGACAAAAAGATTTATCCACCATATAAACAAGAAAAATTATTGGAATTCAAATGGAAAGAAAATAACATAGCATACTTGGCCCTTAATGGTTTTTCTGACCCTAAAATCATCTCAATGTTTCTCGAAAAATTACCTGAAATTAGAAAGGCTGAAAAACTAATAATTGATTTACGATCTAATAATGGAGGGAGCTCTAACGTCGGATGGCAAATCTTACAATATTTCACAAAAGACGATATACTTCTGAAATCAACTTCAAGAAGTAGATTACATATACCAGCATATAAAGCTTGGGGCAGATGGACAAAACCTAAAGACACTATAAATGTTTCTGAAAAACGCAAACAAAAAAACAAGCAAGCATTACTATCATTAAATGATAACTATTACTACTCATTCCCTTATAATCCTTATAAAATAGAACTCTCTAAAAAAGAAAGAATTATAATTCCTACTGCCATTTTAATTGGAAATAAGACAGCATCTGCTGCTGAAGATTTCCTTATCTCCGCTGACAATCAAAAACATATGATAAAAATAGGACAAGCTTCAAATGGAAGTACCGGACAACCAATAGTTTTTGATTTACCTGGAGGAGGAATTGCCAGAGTTTGTACAAAGGAAGATACTTATCCTAGCGGTAAAGTATTTGTTGGAGTTGGAATTCAACCTGATATTGAAACAGCACTAACGCTTAATGACTTTCAAAACAACAACGATTCTACGTTACAAATCGCATTGGAATATCTGAATAAAATCAATAATTAA